The proteins below come from a single Methanothrix thermoacetophila PT genomic window:
- a CDS encoding Vms1/Ankzf1 family peptidyl-tRNA hydrolase — MLQDLTREKEELKHTLEKREERLKKITSAYQETRRALKEAELRLRGTPERSSDETPEAPGVQKLAPRIMKRLLRRLDNIESPEEDILSEYRTPGGNLEGAPEAILPRSLKTLASERGISLLSLPDVFTLIIVPPLPFVSEGVTMGRRFDLSPIQEIVDTPVLLISAHAGDSMIMVSLGADQIESFEIVRTPVKEKHSKGGWSQRRFERLREEDIRRHGEHLRERVECAVERYAPLVKYVAVSGEPDLIRYVNQCFSLPVIRARLGKHDERNPEKTLEELYTYTLFRM, encoded by the coding sequence ATGCTCCAGGATCTCACTCGCGAGAAGGAGGAGCTCAAACATACACTTGAAAAGCGCGAAGAGCGCCTGAAGAAGATCACAAGCGCCTATCAGGAGACCAGGCGCGCCCTGAAGGAGGCGGAGCTTAGGCTCAGAGGAACCCCAGAGCGATCTTCTGATGAAACCCCTGAGGCCCCTGGCGTTCAGAAGCTCGCTCCAAGGATAATGAAGCGACTGCTCCGGCGGCTCGATAACATAGAATCACCTGAGGAGGACATCCTGAGCGAGTACCGCACACCCGGTGGGAATCTGGAGGGTGCTCCTGAGGCGATCCTGCCGAGATCCCTGAAGACCCTGGCATCTGAGAGGGGTATATCGCTTCTCAGCCTTCCCGATGTCTTCACGCTCATAATCGTCCCACCCCTGCCATTCGTTTCTGAGGGTGTGACCATGGGGCGCAGGTTTGATCTATCCCCCATTCAGGAGATCGTGGATACTCCTGTGCTCCTCATATCAGCACATGCCGGCGACAGCATGATCATGGTCTCGCTTGGAGCGGATCAGATCGAGAGCTTTGAGATCGTGAGGACGCCTGTGAAGGAGAAGCACTCGAAAGGGGGATGGTCGCAGCGCAGGTTCGAGCGGCTGAGGGAGGAGGACATAAGGAGGCATGGCGAGCATCTCAGGGAGAGGGTGGAGTGCGCCGTTGAGCGATACGCTCCTCTTGTCAAATACGTGGCTGTGAGCGGTGAGCCAGATCTCATCAGATATGTGAATCAGTGCTTCAGTCTGCCTGTTATCCGAGCCAGGTTGGGCAAGCATGACGAACGGAATCCAGAGAAAACACTCGAGGAGCTGTACACATACACGCTCTTCAGGATGTAG